From a single Rutidosis leptorrhynchoides isolate AG116_Rl617_1_P2 chromosome 5, CSIRO_AGI_Rlap_v1, whole genome shotgun sequence genomic region:
- the LOC139847146 gene encoding probable LRR receptor-like serine/threonine-protein kinase At1g63430: protein MKGMIFIPLMCVTLLLFLDTSGAVLPTEVHALTEFKEGVIDDPFLVLSNWNFIDSDPCNWFGVHCSDFHVRKINISGCSLKGFIAKELFQLSFLHELILHGNSLIGSIPKEIGLLKHLKVLDLGKNQLTGPIPHEIGDLVSIVKINLQLNALTGMIPAELGKLKNLLELRLDRNKLLGTVPGANVTDVADAMRGTYGSNNNALGFCRASPLKVADFSFNYLVGTIPKCLDYLPRASFQGNCIMNKDIKPRTPEQCGVAAPPAKPLNSEDLKNRTAEDKQDADSHSAKPAWLLALKVVTGVMVGSVFLAALIIAARRCKRRPLIIIPWKKSQTRKENMEIFIDTDMLKDVRRYSRHDLEIACEDFSNIIGSSSDSVVYKGNMKGGPEIAVISLCNKEEHWTSYLELYFQKEVADLARLKHENVGKLLGYCIEGIPFTRMLVFEYASNGTLSEHLHYEEGCQLSWTRRMTIIIGIAKGLKYLHTEIEPVFTISELNSSAVYLTDDFSPKLVDFESWKTILMRSENNSSCISNEEAMCVQPSSLHARHLDIQGNIYAFGVLLLEIVSGRPTMCKEKGYLVDWAKDYIEEPEKMSSVVDPSLKHFRDEDLETIREVVNICFRIRPRDKVTMEDVCTMLENKLDTTGSSELKASSLAWAEIALSS, encoded by the exons atgaaAGGAATGATTTTTATTCCCTTAATGTGTGTCACTTTGCTACTGTTTCTTGATACTAGTGGTGCAGTTCTACCAACAGAAG TTCATGCTCTTACAGAGTTCAAAGAAGGTGTAATTGATGACCCATTTTTGGTTCTGTCAAATTGGAATTTTATAGACTCAGATCCTTGTAATTGGTTTGGTGTTCATTGTTCTGATTTTCATGTCAGAAAAAT TAACATTTCTGGCTGCTCCTTAAAGGGATTCATTGCTAAAGAGTTGTTTCAGCTCTCATTCTTACACGAATT GATTTTACATGGCAATAGTCTCATTGGCTCAATACCAAAAGAAATTGGATTGCTAAAGCACTTGAAAGTGTTAGATTTGGGGAAGAACCAGTTAACGGGACCAATCCCACATGAAATTGGCGATCTTGTTAGCATTGTAAAAAT AAACTTACAATTGAATGCATTGACGGGGATGATACCTGCTGAGCTTGGCAAACTTAAGAACCTTTTAGAACTTCGGTTGGATAGAAATAAACTGCTAGGAACTGTTCCTGGTGCTAATGTTACAGATGTTGCTGATGCCATGAGAGGAac CTATGGCTCGAATAATAACGCACTAGGGTTCTGTCGTGCATCTCCTTTAAAAGTTGCGGACTTTTCGTTCAACTACCTTGTTGGGACTATACCAAAATGTTTGGACTACCTACCGAG GGCAAGTTTTCAGGGGAATTGCATAATGAACAAAGATATAAAACCACGAACTCCTGAACAATGTG GTGTTGCTGCTCCACCAGCTAAACCCCTTAACTCCGAAGATTTAAAAAATCGTACCGCCGAAGATAAACAAGATGCCGACTCTCATTCTGCAAAACCCGCATGGCTTTTAGCTCTAAAAGTAGTGACTGGAGTGATGGTCGGCTCGGTCTTCCTTGCAGCCCTAATAATAGCTGCACGTAGGTGTAAACGCAGACCATTGATTATTATCCCGTGGAAGAAATCTCAAACCAGAAAAGAAAATATGGAAATCTTTATTG ATACCGATATGCTTAAAGATGTGAGGAGATATAGTCGACATGACCTTGAAATTGCGTGTGAAGATTTTAGCAACATTATTGGGTCGTCATCGGATAGTGTAGTTTACAAAGGAAACATGAAAGGTGGGCCCGAAATAGCGGTTATTTCTCTTTGTAATAAGGAAGAACACTGGACGAGCTATCTAGAGCTTTATTTTCAAAAAGAG GTGGCAGATTTGGCAAGGCTAAAACATGAAAACGTGGGGAAATTGCTGGGATATTGTATTGAAGGAATCCCGTTTACAAGGATGTTGGTGTTCGAATATGCATCAAACGGGACGTTGTCTGAGCACCTTCATT ATGAAGAAGGGTGTCAACTAAGTTGGACAAGACGTATGACGATTATCATAGGAATTGCTAAAGGTCTTAAGTATCTTCACACAGAAATCGAACCAGTGTTTACAATATCCGAGTTAAACTCTAGTGCGGTTTATCTCACAGACGATTTCTCGCCAAAG TTAGTCGATTTTGAAAGTTGGAAAACCATTCTAATGAGATCGGAGAACAATTCTAGTTGTATTAGTAATGAAGAGGCCATGTGTGTTCAACCAAGTTCATTACACGCACGCCATCTGGATATTCAAGGAAACATCTACGCGTTTGGTGTTCTCCTGTTGGAAATCGTTAGTGGACGACCTACAATGTGCAAAGAAAAGGGATATTTGGTGGACTGG GCAAAAGATTATATCGAAGAGCCTGAGAAGATGTCTTCAGTGGTAGATCCTTCACTGAAACATTTCAGAGACGAAGATCTTGAAACGATACGAGAGGTAGTCAACATTTGCTTTAGAATAAGGCCCAGAGATAAAGTAACCATGGAAGATGTGTGTACAATGTTGGAAAACAAACTTGATACCACAGGCTCATCGGAACTTAAGGCGTCGTCATTAGCATGGGCTGAAATCGCACTGTCATCTTGA
- the LOC139847148 gene encoding salutaridine reductase-like, translating to MEERRYAVVTGGNKGIGFEICRQLALNGIEVILTARNETRGLEAVQKLNVCGVSNVVFHQLDIQDPTSITNLAKFIETNFKRLDILVNNAAEGGVVYVDDTKFKDGGAFIQMIDEKAEHLRGIVEQPYEVGEKCLQINYYGTKKVTEALLPLLQISKSPRIVNVSSDYGNLSVFHNEKLKQELNDIEKLTEERIDEIIKSFLKDFKANKLQENGWPLTVSAYKVSKAALNAYTRLMARKFPNILVNCVTPGYCVTDLTSNSGFHTAEEGAKGPVMAALLPDQGPSGVFLKNMKIAPFIGEIII from the exons ATGGAAGAAAGAAG ATATGCAGTTGTTACAGGAGGAAACAAAGGGATTGGTTTCGAAATATGTCGTCAACTTGCTTTAAACGGAATTGAAGTCATATTAACAGCTCGAAACGAGACTCGAGGGCTTGAAGCTGTTCAAAAACTCAATGTTTGTGGCGTTTCGAATGTTGTTTTTCATCAACTTGATATCCAAGATCCAACTAGCATCACAAATTTGGCCAAATTTATTGAAACCAACTTCAAAAGACTTGATATCTTG GTCAATAATGCAGCCGAAGGTGGAGTAGTTTATGTTGATGATACAAAGTTTAAAGATGGAGGAGCATTT ATTCAAATGATCGATGAAAAGGCAGAACATTTACGGGGCATAGTTGAGCAACCATATGAGGTGGGAGAAAAATGCTTGCAAATAAATTATTATGGAACCAAAAAAGTTACAGAGGCACTTCTTCCTCTTCTTCAAATCTCTAAATCACCAAGAATTGTGAACGTTAGCTCTGACTATGGAAACTTATCT GTGTTTCACAATGAAAAGTTGAAACAAGAATTAAATGATATTGAGAAGTTAACTGAAGAGAGGATCGATGAGATTATCAAATCGTTTTTGAAGGATTTTAAAGCAAATAAGTTACAAGAAAATGGATGGCCTCTCACAGTTTCTGCTTATAAAGTTTCGAAAGCTGCTCTTAATGCATACACAAGATTAATGGCTAGAAAGTTTCCAAATATTCTTGTGAATTGCGTGACTCCTGGATATTGTGTAACGGACTTGACGTCTAATTCGGGATTTCATACAGCAGAAGAAGGTGCTAAAGGACCGGTAATGGCTGCTTTGTTGCCGGATCAAGGACCCTCCGGTGTCTTCCTCAAGAACATGAAAATAGCTCCTTTTATAGgggaaataattatataa